The sequence ATTTAcagacaaaatatatattaaaaattaaaatatatggaaTCCTAGACTTCTAGTTCAGGGTTCAAGGCCACCACACATCCCTAAATCCTACATAAAATATTTCCTACCTTCCTTCTATAGAATATTGATATGATATATAGATATAGGTGTCCTAAGAAAAAGGACCcccccaaaaccaaaaccaaaacagatGTTACATAATTAAGGACAAAATCATGACCTCTGGTTTTTACCAATTGTGTGAACTTTGAACCATTCTTTTTAAATGTTATCCCTCTTTGCCATTTCCTGTATTTTACCTCCTCACCCATCCATCTCCATATTGGGTACAACTCCAATTTGGGCAGACACAGGAACCCATTTCCCAAAAGGCTACAATTGTTTTAAAAGGATTCATTGATCTTGGTTTCGTTTCACTGCTTGGCTGATGGTGAAATTAACATTGTTCCCTGTTGCGGCAGATGACCAGAAATCAGCACCATTGCTACCTGCCACGTGTACGGTGCATCCCACAGGGATCAAGCAAAGACCCCTACTCCTCAAATCCTTGTTCACTTCCTCTTCATTGATAACTCCGTCCCCCTGAAATACCGCATacacaacacaaaatctagggtCATCAAGATTTTCCTTAAATGGCAAAGTGACCACAAACACGGGTCAGTATTTTCAAGTAAGGTAATGTGCAGTATTGTCCCCATCAAGCGGGCCCTTCAACTTACCCTCTCAAACCGACCTTCGCTGGTTGTAGATTTTGTTTAGTAGTGCAATAAACCATACTCATGATCAAGGTTTTTAAAACACGCAATTGTTGCCAATAACATCATGGTTTTTGCAACCCCAATTGTGATCGCAATGACTGTATTTGTCTATAATTTTTTGCAATATCAAAGattgtgacaaaaaaaaaaaacaccgtGATTTCGGCCACATCATCAGGGTCTTTGCAACAGAATTGCAATTGTGACCACATCAGCTGCATATGTCTACAGTTTTTTCACAATTTCAAAGACCGCGTTGAAACAACTgtgaatttgatttaaaatcttGCAACATGGTAGAAGAATCTGAGAATGATGAAAGATGGGATGGGACTCACATGCTGATTTTGATGGTACGAGGAAGGCAAACTTTGCAAGTAAGGAGAGCATAGGACCTGAACTTGGTCATGAAGAAATCTTATATAACCCATTGCCTCGTGAAGCACAGATGCTGTATCCGTCTGCACATgcaatttcaacattcaaaatcttaattcaaccaaCCCCTTTTTGAATATTCACTGATCACACAAATTCACAAACTTCCAGTTCTAAGAAAATTGCATCTCATTCACCTTGCTAAAGGGAGAAACAAGCTGTTGTAACGCTGCAATTCGTTCCCCGAGCTTCTCCTTCCTCTGCTATTCAGAATAATATAAGTCAAACTACATGAAACTATGATGATATAgcacaataatatataatatgtatctCACTTACAAAATCATAGCAcgtttattttattagaaaatgacAGGTCTTGTGTCTCTGACTCTGAGAGTGTCTAATTCAAAGTGAcgacagaaaaaagaaaatggcaTGCAAACAATCCATAGTTGATTTTCCACACCTTTGCATGTCCGGTTGAGGTGGGGTTCTCTGCTTTGTTCTTCTTAGTTTGTCTCTGGCTTCCAACACCAACCTTGGTCACTGATTCTTGCCCCATCCCATTTCGCTTTTTCTGCAAACTCTTCAACCAGAAAGAgacaaaaagagaagaaaaatattaacacCACCACCAAGATCATTCTCCAATTActgacaaagaaaaaaaaaagatatatatccACACTATGACTGACATTAGACTTAGGTAAGGAATTGAAGGCGGTGTTGGTGTGGTTGCAGGAGGAAGCGCTAGCAGAAGAGGAGTCACTAGAAGTGATGACAGATTTCTGAGGGGTTACGTTGGTTTCAGGAAGCAAAACGTCACCTTGGTTTTGATGGTTGGCAAAACAAAGCATTTGGGGTGCCTTGTGAATGGAGAAAAGAGGTGAACGGGTGTAAGACTGGTCCACAGCGAGTCCCAATGCACTTTCATCATAATCGTCGTCATCATCTCCGAATAGTAACTGAGAGAAACTGGTCCCTGTGAGTGTGGTCAGATGGTCCACTTCATACTCCTTCTTGGCCTCCATCAAATGGTTAGGACTTggaatgaatgagaatgggtggGTCTAAGTTCTGACCTGTTGTTGGGTTGGTTTCACTTTCACAGAGAAATGTGGGAGGATTTTTGGATTTTCACTTTTTTGGGAGAAAGGGAAACGGAAAAGAGGGAGTCATGAAAAGAGAGGAACAAGTGTCAAGTGGCAAAGAGTGTGGGAGGACATTTGTAGTTGGAACTATGTTTATGAGAAGGCAGCAAATAGtcaatgtttgaaaaaaaaaaaaaaaaagattgggaGTTTATGAGAAAAGACCTATTCTTCTGCATAATAATTTATAGAAAAGTGATCATCAGCTTTAAATGCgattaaatttgatattaagaattaattttataattaatctaaaaaattGATACTTATGAAATATTATTAAAGAGAAAACTTTTAATTACGATAGAATTAAGGAGCGTGGGGTGAAGTAGTAAATGACAGCCGTTACAGGCTTGGGCTGAGTGAGGGAGGGAGGCACTGGGCTCTTTCCAAGGACGGCTTAGGTTTTCGGCAACCAATGGTCAAACCCACCAGGCCCGAGAAAACCGTGTTTTAGACCTCCAACGCGCCATTTCATCTCACCCttgaacataatatatatatatatatatatatatatatattagtaggAAATCTAAacagaaaggaaagaaaaagaaacagctATCTAAGGAGCACCATAATATAAAGCACTTACGAACTCGCAAAATGGTACTACTAGTATTTTTAGATGATTTACCATGTACTACTACTGTACTAGTGTAGTATTATGTCACTCATTTGTCGTGATTTTCCAATAGAATCCCTCCTTGCTAACTCTACCGTACCTAATTCTAAGCATTCTAGAGCATTCTTTACCTTGTAGGATTGGGTATGGATAAtcctttttgggattttgggaGCAACGAGGCTACCACAAAAGATGAACATAGGCATTTAAAAATTGCACATTAGGATTTTGGAGAAACTTTAGTaacatcatattttaaatacacTCCTGTTTTTGTTATTACCGGTAATTTGttacaaattagaaaaatatacgaatttaattttatttaaagaatttcAGGTATATATACTTTTGTGAATCTTGATAAATTTTAGCTAATACTACTAAATAGTGTAccttaaaaaatgtgttattaatATATCTAAATTTTGGCTAATAGTAAATAATGtgcttaaaaaaacttttgcttCTTTAGAGCATGTTCTAAGTGATTGTAAGCTTTCAACTTTTgatttttaagtaaattttaaattaaaatgtgttaTGTTAGAATAGAATTGAATTGTCTTTTTggaacttttaaaaattgtttttttattttatttgtaacaattaaaaaaaagatgtctaataagagattttttttaacaaaatatttccaaaattaatattttttagtcatttaaataaaacagCATATCTCTAAgttattttggttttcttcTTCTAGTTTTCTATTACCCGTATCCTTTCTTTCACTCATACATTTTTTTCGTCCACTATTACACTCTAAAAATcgattttcttaaaattgttttataaaatagtttatgAAAAGTTTTAAACTGAATTTTGAAACATTTTTAggacatttttttatgatagaagaaattaattttagttttttttttattttcattgcaaattgttcagttattatcattaaaaccaATGTATTACTACCACTAGTTATCACCACAGTTGTCATGATAATATTACTTAATTAGTACTTATCACCATTATTGTCAATAAGTAACATTTTGgaatcatttttcaaaatagatgttatttttcaaaatcaatatcgtattaaatattttttccaataCTAACATTAATCAATATGTAGTGGgaataatataagaaaagtAAATAAGTTATGAGgttgagagataaaaaaatatattaaaaaattaactaatatttttattattaaatttaacaaaattaattatattttttaatgtttatgtcaaaatcttaaaagttatataatcTGAAATGAAATGATTAGTACTTATGGTTATCAATGAGCTTTTTCTTTGCTTCTGAAATCAGCACGTGCCTTTAATTCTAAgtactaaaatagtgttagttttcaaattttgaatggaCATGTAATCAAGTTCTAATCCAATTCACTATTTCTCACTCATTTTctctacttttcttaatttctttgacatgatatattttgtgtatcctcctctctctctctcacacacataaACTATTCGAATAAACCTTTTATCTTCTATAGCATGACTAAAATAGGTGtctctctcttcttcctttggATATCCtggcttctttttcttctttataacCAGTATACAAAAATGTTATTCGATCGTTATTAGCAAAGAAGATACTTTGTTTGGGTTTATGATAAACCTAAACTACCTAGCAATAATTTCCCCACCATCCAAACTGGGGTTAAATTAGTTATTTGAAAGGAATAATGTGTTTGAGTTGAGCTTCAACTTTCATTCTCTTAATTAATTACGGCCCCATAGCCTATAACAAAGTTTCTGAAATTTGGAGTGCAATCCATGAATTAAAGCTTTGAAATTGTTCTTTTCGATGATGAACGGTTAGTTGGATAAGCACCAATTAATTTCCTTTGAAAggaatatagaaattaaaaattaaagtaaatattaaatatatgtgaTTAAGATAAAACACGTGACTCAAGAATAATGAAATAACTATTGTAAGCGCTCTCATATAACTCATAAAAACACTTTCATACAAGGAAAATATtcagatatatatataatgtagtagtagaaatcataTCTCAAAATAAGTGAAGTATCGAGTGTTTTCTTCTTAGAATGAGGTCTCTCGTGTTTGGAGTGTGGGACAAATTTTGTTGTCTCCTTTAatgttggaaaatatttttaagatgcatgcatgcataaggggaaaaaaaattagtgagatataaaattaattaatatcaggTCCGATTTCGCATGAGTATTTTTTCTCAAGTTAAGTAAATTTACacagtatatatgtaaaatttgcATTAGTTATTGaattgaacaaatgaaaaatactaCGCTAGACTTACTGCATCAGAATTCAGAAACACTCTCGACGCTTTCATTAGTTTTGTAGTTTTCTTCTGTGGGTCACAGGACTCCCTAGATCACAAAAATAAGTTTTGCTCACTTATCTAGAGTTGCATGCAAGCTACTATTAAACGAaagacaaataattaaataaaagtttttgttttatttatttctttgtgTGATTCATAGATACCTGACAGCATGCACGCTTAGTTGCCAGCTTCAATGGGCCACACGTGGCGTCAGGCTCCAGAAACTAACCATGACAAAATCCGGGTGTCTAGGTACGTAGTTATCACACTAAAACGACAAGAATTTAATTTCCACTCGATTCTACAGCCATAGAAAGTAgaagaaagtaaaagaaaactaacCTTATGAATGCATCCAAACTAAAACCTCAAGCAAGAAGACAGAAACAGCCTCTCAGAACCACCAGTTCCTCATCCCTGCATGGCTTAAACTGCTTCCAACCGTTATCATATCCTTCTTTTTATCaccaaatattaattgttagttaTTAAGCTAGACCAACCTTAAATTTTCTAACGATTATCATATTCATTCCCTCCTTAAAACCCGTTCCCCCTCACACTCAATACTCCACATCAATTCACAACACACAATTAAACAAACAGTACTATGGATGTTTGGTCATGGATATGTGAGCTCCCCAACTCGGTGGAGTGGACCGAGTCCGACTCGCCACCCATGAAGTTCGAACTCGCgagtgagaagaaggagaacTCAACTCGTTCCATTCACCTGAAAGCCGAGCGAACCTCCGGCTCAGACTCGGAAGCTGCGGTGACCTTCACCGTATGCTTGCAAGGCTTTCACCCACACAACGCCCACAAGCCTCTCTGGGTCTCCGAAAAGTGCCACCTGTCATCAGAAAAGCCCTTCCTCCCTCTCCTCCTGCAACTTCTCCAAGAAATCATATCCCACTCCCCCACGGCGCACGATAGCACCTGCCCCCGTTCCCAGCTCCAGAAACTGAATCCCGAGCCCATCGCATGGATCATGGACTCGCACACACCCGAATCCCTCTCCACCTTCTTCAACCTCGTCTTCACCATGCGCCTCTTCTGGCTCTGCGCCTGCCACGCGCCCCCCGAAGCCGGCTCCCTCTACTTCCACTACCTCCTCGCCCCCAGCCTCCAAACGGCGTCGTCCAAACTCGCCTCCTCCGTCCTCCGAACCTTCTTCATCACCGTGGGCGTCGACACCGAACTCTGCTTCATGCGCACCCTCGGTTACATCATTACAAAGCTTCACATGATCAAAGAACTCAGCGTTGGATTGGGCTTAAAAACGATTTTTCCTTCTCCCAGATTCTCTTACGCCAACGAGACTCACGGTCTTTGGATTCTCAAAGGTTACGCGCCAGTCATGACCATGAAACTGGCGCGAAGCAATAACGTTAAAAAAAGTCAATTCTCTGGCATCGATGCCAAGGAGTCAATTCTCCGTTACTCTCTGGCGCACCACCAACTCGAGGCACACGTGCAGCTAGAATACACCGTTGGGTTTTTCGATGCTTTCATTCAGGTTCGTGCACGTGTCGATAACATACGCCTCCACGTGGCGAGGTTGGGATTTACCCAAAACGACGACGTGGATGATTTCGTTGAGGAGAAGCACTTTCCGTCCCGGGTTCGGGTTTGGGTGGGCCCGGAGATCGGAGCGACTTATTGCGCTGGGCTGAGCTTGGGCCGGTCGACGGAGAACAAAGAGAGCGAAGTGGAAACTAAGAGGGTTGTGGAGGGCAATTTGGAGAAGTCGCAGGGTTCGAATGTGAAAGCGTTAGCCAAGTCGTCGAGGAGGACGCGGAGTAGGAGTTGGAGAATGGATCAAGACGCGGAAGGGAACGCGGCGATATTCGACGTCGTTTTGCATGATAACACTACGGGCCAGGAAATGGGCTCGTGGAGGCCCATAAGTGAAACGGGTGGTGACCCGGGTCATGGGCTGAGAGGGCGATATGCGAGGGCAAATAGAGCGTTTAATAAAAGCGGGTCGGTGGTTATTGCAGGGGATGAATATGGAGAGGAAGTGGGGTGGAGGCTTTGCAAAGAGATGGAAGGGAGTGTGATGAAGTGGAGAATAGGGGGAGAGTTTTGGGTTAGCTATTTGCCCAACCAAGCAAAGGGTTCTTCTTTTGAAACTAGGTACATGGAGTGGTGTGATGAAGTTGATTTGCCTCTTATTCATGGTAAAACAACCTAAGCAAGCATGccagtatatatatatgaaagttgAAACCCTTAATTCTCTCACCAAATTACCCACGCCAAAAAAAGGATCGGAAAAGGAGGAGAGGTTTCGGTAAAAATGCATGTAATAGAACTAAACTTAGCGACTAGCATGGTTAGTATATGCCTATATGATACTGCTGTTTAGGTGctatatatatcaatatatgTGGAATAGCCATTGGTGCACTATCTAATTAAGAAAATGCTTCATCTATAGTGTCTGGTTCCATATAGGATTCCTTAGTTAAAATGTCAAAAATTGAGTAAAGCTAGCTATAATATATAACTCTTGGTTAAACTTTTAAGGGCACGTTTAGtttacaatattaattaatttctcgTGTTGTGACCTctattttaatacaaaatttgtgactaaattaatttataggCACTTTTTAATCACATTCAATAATTTTgaatcaatttattaattaaaactaaaagaaaaacagaTGGTTTAATACTCTCAGTATTTCAAAATggttaattaatttcaataatacTTGATGATAAGTGAGTTGAAAATGCTATTGCATTCGATACTTTTAATGAAGACAGTTAgagaacaaatatttatttaaaataaactaaataaaaatattgttgttttattgaatatttatgCTAAATAGAAATGGATATTATGAATTAGTTCAATTAATACACTACACAAATaagtaaaaatgataaaataaaattaactgacTAAGTTAAGTCATTTAATATGCAATTTTGACGAGTTAACGTTAATGGAAGTGGAAAAAAAGAACCCGCGGATATCTGTTGGTCAAATTTGTcacatgtaaaaaataaatatatgcagATAATTTAACGGAATTTTCTTTACCCATCTGGACATCTGCAAACAAGGTGGGGCAGATATCATAATAATTGTACATTTGGGTACTTGCTATCCGTTAATATACATTTACTTACATGCTCTTTTATTAATATAGATATACCTAtagaaaatatatgttttagattgtagttttatttgaatttatactttagaaaaaagtattttttttggataattagaaattttatttttaaaaaatatgaaaaacttaTACACTTACATACGGGAGAAAAAGACATGAGTTTGTAAGTTTTTAAACTattgttttagaaaaattggaaggataataaaaaaaaatggtttaagtATTCATAGTAGTATTTGCAGCTCCTATTTGTCCAAATTAAGATCACAAAAGGATtttgttgattatttttataattgttttttatttttttaggaagTATTCACAAATATTCCATTAATACTCGCAAATATCAAAAGAATCTACTGGCAATTTTGAAACGGGTAACAGGACAGGTATAAGCTAGGTTTCTATCTAGCGGGACCAATAGTTATATATTACATGTACATACGTGTTCATCTCACCTCACTCTAATCTCTAAATGTTACATATAATAACCTACCAAAATACATAATCTTGTATCAATAGCAAGTCATCAAAGATTaaccaataaattattaattcgaGTGTCATTTGATTCAAATTATGGAAGAGAAATCAATAACTAGTTAAGTTCAGaatacaaatttataattaataaagttgatatctACACATTTCGCACAAATAACATAATGGTCCAAAAAAGTTACCAAAGGTTAATATAAGCTTAACCATCatgataatttcattatttacttttttattattgttaaagtCCTCCAgaattttgaatgaaaataggatttttattatatttcattttttactttattcagACCTTAATTATCTCATCACAttgactttttttctttaaaatatgtttttcttatttatttatttattatttagagtgaatttattatttgtccaatttattttcaaagaatATATCAATTCGCACTCGATCTAATCTTTTGGCGGGAtgacaacaaaaagaaaaaaaaaagaaaagaaaaagaggagtTGGCCAACCTAGTGAACCTACTTTATTACCTCTGTTACAAATAATGTATAGAGGTTCAAGCTTAACTTTGACGTGACAATAAAATTAGGGGCTCCTCCAAAGAACATTGgtaataaatatgtttattgtgtttctgttaaaagtatgtctattttaattattttttaaatatattttagtggCAACTTTAAAATTAAGTCAAAACAAACACAGACATTAGGATTGAAATGATTTTTCAATGTGGACCATGATGAAGGCTAATTGACCAAAAGGAGTTAATTTTACAAACAAATTATCAAAGTATGACTCTTTCGAAATATTTTACCAAATTAGATTAGTCGATGCAGGAAAACTCTAGTTtgacaagattttttttagtgttatgtcatataatttttatataaaaaattgatttttcaatGTCACGTAAGTTTTTAGTGGAATTGATCGATGAAAAAATGGTTAGGGATAACAATTTTACTTAGGATACttgcaaaaaatatttgaaacagGTCAGTAGAATAAACATCAAACCAATGAGGATGAGCTATAGGAGCCTATTAACTTAtcatgtcataaaaaaaaaaatcaatagaaaaatcacccgtaatttattttaataattaagccatattttaaaaaaatataatttgattggACAGCCATCTATTGAATTGataacattaaattatttgacgagaaatttaaaaatataatttattaaaaaattatacatgattatttgtcaaattttttatgacataataacaagttaataaattatcaatattattactacattaattaatattgttactTAAAAGTATCaactaaaataagaaaactttAAAGACTTcacgtaaaaaaaattatattttactttaacaaAAGGTTTTTTTAAGCCTATGGATTATAATTCCTAACCTTTCTATAATTCTATATGTGCATGTTAGACAAGTACCAACCCTAAGCTTGGTACATTATAGTTAATTTTTGATGATCTCGGTAGATGCAGCGAGTTTTGCGCTATGCTCTTTGCCTAATGAGATTTAGAAAGTTGCTGAGTTGGCAACATATCATTTGCTAGGATAGAATCCTCGTATGATAGCAGAGAAAATAATACAATTCCCTTCTCATTCTTTATTCCTTTGGGAGGTCCCTAGTGCAGCACCTAACAGAGGACTAGAGGGACC comes from Glycine soja cultivar W05 chromosome 20, ASM419377v2, whole genome shotgun sequence and encodes:
- the LOC114403639 gene encoding transcription factor bHLH113-like isoform X2, which produces MEAKKEYEVDHLTTLTGTSFSQLLFGDDDDDYDESALGLAVDQSYTRSPLFSIHKAPQMLCFANHQNQGDVLLPETNVTPQKSVITSSDSSSASASSCNHTNTAFNSLPKSNSLQKKRNGMGQESVTKVGVGSQRQTKKNKAENPTSTGHAKRKEKLGERIAALQQLVSPFSKTDTASVLHEAMGYIRFLHDQVQVLCSPYLQSLPSSYHQNQHGDGVINEEEVNKDLRSRGLCLIPVGCTVHVAGSNGADFWSSAATGNNVNFTISQAVKRNQDQ
- the LOC114403639 gene encoding transcription factor bHLH113-like isoform X3, whose product is MEAKKEYEVDHLTTLTGTSFSQLLFGDDDDDYDESALGLAVDQSYTRSPLFSIHKAPQMLCFANHQNQGDVLLPETNVTPQKSVITSSDSSSASASSCNHTNTAFNSLPKSNKKRNGMGQESVTKVGVGSQRQTKKNKAENPTSTGHAKQRKEKLGERIAALQQLVSPFSKTDTASVLHEAMGYIRFLHDQVQVLCSPYLQSLPSSYHQNQHGDGVINEEEVNKDLRSRGLCLIPVGCTVHVAGSNGADFWSSAATGNNVNFTISQAVKRNQDQ
- the LOC114403639 gene encoding transcription factor bHLH113-like isoform X4; the protein is MEAKKEYEVDHLTTLTGTSFSQLLFGDDDDDYDESALGLAVDQSYTRSPLFSIHKAPQMLCFANHQNQGDVLLPETNVTPQKSVITSSDSSSASASSCNHTNTAFNSLPKSNKKRNGMGQESVTKVGVGSQRQTKKNKAENPTSTGHAKRKEKLGERIAALQQLVSPFSKTDTASVLHEAMGYIRFLHDQVQVLCSPYLQSLPSSYHQNQHGDGVINEEEVNKDLRSRGLCLIPVGCTVHVAGSNGADFWSSAATGNNVNFTISQAVKRNQDQ
- the LOC114403639 gene encoding transcription factor bHLH113-like isoform X1, with translation MEAKKEYEVDHLTTLTGTSFSQLLFGDDDDDYDESALGLAVDQSYTRSPLFSIHKAPQMLCFANHQNQGDVLLPETNVTPQKSVITSSDSSSASASSCNHTNTAFNSLPKSNSLQKKRNGMGQESVTKVGVGSQRQTKKNKAENPTSTGHAKQRKEKLGERIAALQQLVSPFSKTDTASVLHEAMGYIRFLHDQVQVLCSPYLQSLPSSYHQNQHGDGVINEEEVNKDLRSRGLCLIPVGCTVHVAGSNGADFWSSAATGNNVNFTISQAVKRNQDQ
- the LOC114403638 gene encoding uncharacterized protein LOC114403638 — protein: MDVWSWICELPNSVEWTESDSPPMKFELASEKKENSTRSIHLKAERTSGSDSEAAVTFTVCLQGFHPHNAHKPLWVSEKCHLSSEKPFLPLLLQLLQEIISHSPTAHDSTCPRSQLQKLNPEPIAWIMDSHTPESLSTFFNLVFTMRLFWLCACHAPPEAGSLYFHYLLAPSLQTASSKLASSVLRTFFITVGVDTELCFMRTLGYIITKLHMIKELSVGLGLKTIFPSPRFSYANETHGLWILKGYAPVMTMKLARSNNVKKSQFSGIDAKESILRYSLAHHQLEAHVQLEYTVGFFDAFIQVRARVDNIRLHVARLGFTQNDDVDDFVEEKHFPSRVRVWVGPEIGATYCAGLSLGRSTENKESEVETKRVVEGNLEKSQGSNVKALAKSSRRTRSRSWRMDQDAEGNAAIFDVVLHDNTTGQEMGSWRPISETGGDPGHGLRGRYARANRAFNKSGSVVIAGDEYGEEVGWRLCKEMEGSVMKWRIGGEFWVSYLPNQAKGSSFETRYMEWCDEVDLPLIHGKTT